Within the Barnesiella intestinihominis YIT 11860 genome, the region TTTCAAGTTGCTGAATATGTTCAAGTTTTTAATAAAATCTTCTTCCGAAAGCACCCAAGCGACAGCACCCGAAGCAAAGTTGGCAAATTTGTTTCCGGGAGCGAAGCGGCTCGAACCGTCCCGACGATACGAAGCAGTAAAGATGTAACGATCTTTCAACACATAGTTGGCACGACCCAGCAATGAAACCAATGTAGCCTCGCCACGATTACTGGTGGGAGCGTCGATGGTCAACGCTTGCGAAAGGTTGTAGTCTTCGGTAATGTCGGTAGGGAAATTTGAGGCGTTGATAGCCTTGCCACCCCAGTTGGTATTTTCATAAGTGAAACCGGCTACTACATTCAAGTGATGAATATCGGCAAAAGTTTTGTCGAAGGTCAACACAGACTCGGCCGTTATATTTTGGTAGAAGTTATCACTCTTACCGGCACGACCGTTGTAGTTTTTACCTTCACCTGTTTCACGGGGATAGTAGGTAGAACGCTCGTTGTCGGTATAGCTCATACCGAAGTTCTGACGGAAGCGCAACCAATCGGTAAATTTAATCTCCAAGAAAGCCGAGGTAAAGACATTGATCGATTTCAATTCGTCCTTAGCCGTATTTACATAGGTACGGGGGTTGGCCGACAGCCAGAAGTATTCATCGTCTTGTGTATGGTCGCCCACATAAATCGTGGGAGGATACAACATGGCCGAACGAATGATACTGTAATCATAGGAATTAGATTTGGCAAAACGGGTATTCGACTTGGTAAAGTTGATATTCAAGCCGGTATTTAACCACGATTTTACTTGACTACCCACGTTGGCGCGCACAGCTAAACGGTCGTAACCCGAGTTGCGTATAATACCGGTTTGGTCGGTATAGTTACCCGAGAAAGCATAGTGCGATTTATCGTTACCACCCGATACGCTGATGTTGTACTCTTGGGTAAAGGCGTCTTGCAAGATTTCGTCCAACCAGTTAGTACCTTCGACCCACTCACGGTTTCCATACTCGTCCTCGTGCCAACCCGGATTCAAGAAGTCTTCGGGTGCGGGCTCATACGTACCCGACTCAGGTATAATGTTGTTCTGCGGGTCACGACGATAATTCCAGTCACCCCGGTAAGGCAGGTAAGCATACGGAGTGTTGTCGTACAAAGCGTTGTTGATCGTAGCTTCGTTCACGAAGTTGGCATACTCATAAGCATTGAGGCTCTCCACGATTTTCGAGATCTTCGAAAGACCGAAGTTCGCCGAGAATTCAACTTTGGCAGCTCCCGATTTACCTTTTTTCGTTGTAATCAAGACAACACCGTTGGCTCCACGAGAACCGTAGATAGCCGTTGCCGAAGCATCTTTAAGAACATCGATCGACTCGATATCGTTGGGGTTAATCAACGACAACGGATTGGAAGTGGTGTTGTTGTTTTCGTTTGCGCCGCTCGTCGGTGCGCTACCCGCATCGAAAGGAATACCATCTACGATATACAATGGTTGTGAACTGGTCGAAAACGAGTTTGCACCACGAATGGTAATACTCATACCCGAACCGGGAGCACCATCGTTAGAATTAACTTGCACACCAGCCAATTTTCCTTGTAGGGCTTGGCTGAAACTTGTCGGATTACCGATCATTAAATCCTCGCTTTTGATAGAAGCGACGGCTCCCGACAAATCCTTCTTACGCATCGTACCATAACCGATGACAACAACCTCATCGAGCGATTTTGAATCCTCACTCAACTGCACGTCGATCTGTGTTTTATTGCCCACGGTTACGTCTTCCTTTGTATATCCGATAAATGAAAAACGTAACACCGATTTAGGACCTTTCACCACAATCGAATATTGTCCGTCTACATTGGTAATTGTTCCGTTACCTTTCGAATTCAACTCGGTAACATTAGCGCCGGGAATAGGTAAGCCCGAATCATCGGCTACTACTCCCTTCACCACTATGTCCGCCATAGCGGTCGTTGCCCAAAACACAGCCACTACAAACGACATAGCTCTGAGCATTTTACCCACCATTTGAGAACGTGGGAAAGAAAACAGGTTTCTTTTCATTTGTAATAAATTTAAAATTAACAATCTTATTTTGATATTATTTCTTCTCTTTCTTTGTGCGATATACAGCCTCGTTATATTGCCGTATAAACTTGCGACTTTGGCGACCGGCCGGCTTAATGAGAGATTCGTCCCAACCACCGTTTTTGTCGGCTCTCGGTAACAACATCGAACAAGTCTCGTTTTTGTCCGAAATTGACCAATTCACCCAACTGATTTTATGAGCTTCCATCCACTCTACCCAGCGAGTCCACTCTTCAATGTCCAATGGACCGTCACCTGTACATTCCATACCGGCACATTCCGATACGAAAATAGGGATCCCCTGCTCCCAAGCAGCAGTAGCTCTATCTCTCAATTCCTGTTTATGGGTAGCCGCATAAAAATGGAGCGTATACATTATATTATTGAAACCCTGCAAAGGGTCGGCTGCAACCAAATGTAAATCTTGATCCCAATGCGGACTTCCTACCAATATTATATTATCGGGGTCATATTTCCTTATTTCGGTGATAATGTCGGTAGCATACTCTTTCACGCTCTCCCAAGTATCTTCCATAGGTTCGTTGTAAATCTCATAAATCACATGAGGATACTTTCCGTACTTCTGAGCCATCATCGAAAAGAAAGCCTTTGCCTCTTCTTTCTGAGGATAATAAGTATGCCAATCTATGATTACATACACATTATTTTTAATCGCAGCCTTTACAACCGCATTTATACAATTAAGAGCGTGTTCGGGGTTCTCTATATAATTATCTTCTATGCAAGTTCCCATCGCAGCACGCAATACAGTGCATTTCCAATCTTCTTTCAGCCACTTTACCGACTTTTTATTATAAAATCGAGGCCACAAATTGTGCCAACCATAACTAACGCCACGCAATACGACAGGCTCTCCCTGCTCACTGCAAAGTTGATTTCCATTTACTTGAAGCTGACCGTATAATTTTACCGGATCAGCCGCCATAGCAGATGATATAACACCGAATAATAACGAAATAATGAATAGCTGTTTTTTAAGCATAACCATGATATTAAATTTACGTTACAAAATAATAGTAAAAAAATAGCGCAAAAAAGTACTTTATTATCCGATAATGATACTTTTTTACCTCAAATGTGATTTTTCAATAAAGGAGAAGCGAATCAAGAAATCTGCAATTGATCTAAGCACCTGTTTATCAACAAAAACTATAATAGACGACCGCCCCGATAAAATGTTTTATATAAAAAGCATTCAAGATTTATTTAAAATTTTTCGAACGGTATTCAAAAGCCATTTATTCATCATGATCATCTAAACTATCCCAAATAGAGTCCTGTTGTTCTATATATTCTTCATAGTAATAAGCGAACCCCTTTCTTTCTGGAATACCCAACGTATCGCACCATTCTTTATAATCGGCCTCCAATTGCTTATCCTCCGCCATCATCGACCGGAATATATCTTCCGATAGATCGAGGGTCCGATACTGTTTAATAATATCATCAAATGTTATGGTAATATCATTACTCATGGCTTTTTCTATTTATCAATTAATATATCTTCGTATTTACAAATATAACTATTCTTTCATAAAAAAAGTTCTACAAAAAACAAAAATGTAAAATTAATCACTCCCCGGAATGCAGCCATTACAATATATAAACGCAAACCGATAAGAAAAATTATTCCCTTTACCAAGAAAAAAGTAGAACTTTCGATTAAAAAGTTCAAAATTTCCCGAATATAGGAATCGTTACTTCATAAAAGAATGATTATCTTTGTTTCAGAAGCAAAAGAGCAGCGCACCGCACAATCAAATAAATTTGTTTCTGCCTTCTTTTGCGCTATCTTTGCATAAAATGCGAAAATACGAACATGATTTACAACGAACGGAACATTCGAAAAGAGATTGTGCTGGAAGCCGCTAAACAAATCATGATGGCGGCCCGCACAGCACCCAAAGGTAAAGGAGTGGATATTATCGAAATAATTACACTCTCGCACGATAGCCTTCCGACTCTATCGGAAAATATGCGCAGCGAAGGGAAAAAACGCGGCATGATGTTTTTTCTGCGCGATGCCGATAATATAGAACAAGCCGACGCAGTTATCCTCATCGGAACCCGCCGACACCCCTTAGGTTTGAATTGCGCATACTGTGGAGCGAAAACGTGTGGTGAAAATCCTGAAAGCAATCCTTGTGCGATTAACTCTATCGATGTGGGAATCGCTATCGGATCGGCTTGTTCGAAAGCTGCCGACCTCCGTATCGACACCCGGGTGATGTTCTCGGCAGGCACAACCGCACAATCTATGAATCTCCTGCCCGGCTGTAACCAAATCATCGCTTTGGCATTGAGCGTATCGTCCAAGAACCCTTTTTTCGACCGTAAATTTCAAGCTCCGAAACAATGACCCCTAACATTTCCTTTCCGGCAGAATGGTATCCCCAATCGGGCATACAGCTCACTTGGCCTCACCCAAACACCGATTGGGCCTACATGCTCGACGAAGTTACCGACTGTTATAAAAAGTTGGCAAGCGAAATTTTCCAAAGGGAAAAGCTCATCATCGTCACCCCCTGCCCCGACGAAGTTAAAAAACAATTACAGGATACGATCGACATCGAATCCGTCCGATTCATAGAATGTCTCACCAACGATACATGGGCACGAGATCACGGCGGTATCACGGTATTCAGAAACGGAGTTCCCGTTATATACGACTTCAAATTCAACGGCTGGGGACTCAAATTCGCAGCTAATTACGACAACCTCATCACTTCGACTTTATATAACGAAAACGTTTTTAACGCCCTATACGAAAATAAGCTCAATTTCGTACTGGAAGGGGGAGCCCTCGAAAGCGACGGAGCCGGAACCTTGCTCACCACGAGCGAATGCCTGCTATCTCCCAACCGAAATGGGGAATGGACACGATCCGTTATCGAAGAATACCTCAAACGGACATTCGGGCTGCAACGCATACTATGGCTCGACCACGGCTATCTCGCCGGAGACGACACCGATAGCCACATCGACACACTGGCCCGATTTGCAGACGAAGATACGATCGTTTACGTACAATGCTCCGATTCGAAAGACGAGCACTACGAAGCATTGCGTAAAATGGAAGCACAACTTCAAACCTTCACAACGATCGGCGGGAAACCGTATAATCTGCTTCCCCTACCCATGCCCGAAGCCGTTTACGATGAAAACGGAGAGCGTTTACCGGCAACTTATGCCAACTTTCTCATCTTGAACGACGCAATCCTGTACCCCACTTATCGACAACCTTTGAACGATAAGAAAGCATTTGAAATACTTCGACAAGCGTTCCCGAATCGGGAAGTCGTAGGAATAGACTGTTCACCGCTCATTCGACAACATGGTTCGTTACATTGCGTAACCATGCAATATCCTCGAAATGTATTACGATAAATATATCCTGTCATGACCGAAAAGAAAATCACTGTCGGAATTATCCAACAACAAAATACCGGCGACATCGCCGACAACAAAAAAAGACTGAAACAACATATCGAACAATGCGCTGCAAAAGGTGCACAGCTCGTAGTCCTGCAAGAACTACATAACAGCCTCTATTTCTGTCAAACAGAATCGACCGATAGCTTCGATTTGGCAGAATCCATACCGGGAGAATCGACCGAATTTTACAGTCGTATCGCCGGTGAGCTGCACATCGTCTTGGTAACCTCTCTTTTCGAACGACGCGCAGCCGGATTGTACCACAACACAGCAGTCGTGTTCGACACCGATGGTTCTATCGCCGGAAAGTATCGTAAAATGCACATACCGGACGACCCTGCCTATTACGAAAAATTCTATTTCACCCCCGGCGATTTGGGATTCACCCCCATAAAAACCTCCATCGGTACACTGGGGGTATTGGTATGTTGGGATCAATGGTATCCCGAAGCAGCCCGCCTCATGGCACTGCAAAGAGCCGACATGCTCATCTACCCTACGGCCATCGGCTGGGAAAGCTCCGACACCCCCCAAGAACAAAAGCGACAACAAGACGCGTGGATTATTTCCCAACGAGGACACGCCGTCGCCAACGGACTACCTGTTGTAGCTGTCAACCGTGTGGGACATGAACCCGATCCCTCTGGACAAACCAACGGCATACAATTCTGGGGACACAGCTTCGTCTGCGGTCCGCAAGGTGAAATACTGGCCGCCGCTCCCGACGACAGCGAATGGTGTGAAGTCGTAGAAATAGATTTAACCCGCTCCGAAAACGTTCGGCGCTGGTGGCCGTTCTTGCGAGACCGCCGTATCGACTCGTACAACGATATATTGCGAAGATTCATCGATTAACCGTATCTCGAAAAACAAAAGCACGGAACCTCTTCACCCGATTCCCCGATGTACCGAACCGAACCTTCGTTATAAAATAATAAAAAAGGACATAAATCTCCGCAAAACAGCTATTTTTGTAAATTATTAGCGTCAAGATATGGACACAAAAAAAAATATCACGGACAAACAACTGGCATTGGATAAGCGTTATATACGAATGGCGCAAATCTGGGCTGAAAACTCTTACTGCCAGCGTCGTAAAGTCGGAGCTTTAATTGTAAAAGACAAGATGATAATCTCCGACGGGTACAACGGTACACCTGCCGGATTCGAAAACTGCTGCGAAGACGAAAACGGCCACACATATCCTTTCGTTTTGCATGCCGAGGCAAATGCCATCACCAAAGTCGCTCGCAGCAACAACAGCAGCGACGGAGCGACTCTATACGTGACGTCCTCGCCTTGTATCGAATGTTCCAAGTTGATTATACAAGCAGGTATCAGTCGTGTCGTATTTTCGGAATACTACCGGCTCCAAGACGGTATCGAACTTCTGCAAAAAGCCGGCATACAAGTGGATTTCATTGATCCGCAAGCCGATGAATCTATAAAGTAAAAAGCTAAACTATCCTATTAAATATGAATAACGAAAAAGCTCGTTTCGTCTGGGTCCCGTTACTAATAGCCGTGGCTATCGCCGGGGGAATTTTAATCGGACGATTTTTCTCTGCCGATACCTCTTTCGGCAAAACAGCAAGGTATGACAAAATCGAAAGTTTGTTGCAATGCATCGAGCAACAATACGTCGACACGGTAAACAGGAACGATCTCATAGAAAATGTCGTGCCCAAAGTCATAGGAGAGTTAGATCCCCACTCTGCCTACATTCCGGCAAAAGATCTGGAAAGCGTCAATGAAGAGTTAGAAGGCTCGTTTAGTGGAATCGGGATACAATTCAATATACTGAACGACACCATCAACGTTGTCAGCGTCATTTCCGGCGGCCCCTCCGAAAAAGTAGGAATACTGGCCGGAGACCGCATCATCTCGGTCAACGATTCTGCTTTCGTTGGTAAAAACATTAGTAACGAAAAAGTCATGAAAAATTTGCGGGGACCTAAGGGAACGACCGTGAAACTCGAAATCTTACGCAAAACAGCGAAAAATCCGCTCATTTATGAAGTAACGCGCGGAGATATTCCCGTCAACAGCGTTGATGCGGCTTATATGCTCAACGACAAATCGGGATATATAAAAATCAGCAAATTCGGCAAAACCACTTACGACGAATTTATTACAGCCCTCTCCAAACTACACAATCAAGGAGCCGAAAACTTCATTATCGACTTGCGTGGCAATAGCGGAGGATTGATGGACGCTGCAATCAATATGGCGAATGAATTCCTTCCTGCCAACCGGTTAATAGTCTATGCCGAAGGAAAAGCATTCGAACGGGAAGACGCCGTTTCGAACGGCACGGGAACATTCCAAAAAGAACAAGTCGTAGTTCTCACGGACGAATGGTCCGCGTCGGCCAGTGAAATATTCGCAGGAGCCATACAAGACAACGACAGAGGTTTGATAATCGGACGCCGAACATTCGGCAAGGGACTGGTACAACAACAAATCCCCTTCCGTGACGGATCGGCCATTCGACTGACGGTAGCTCGTTACTATACACCTTCCGGCCGTTGTATCCAAAAAGAATATCAATTAGGGAAATCCGAAGATTATAGCATGGATATCGTAAACAGATATATGCACGGTGAATTTTTCAATGCCGACAGTATCAAACAGAACAAAGAGTTGGTGTTCCACACGGTCAACGGGCGTGAAGTATACGGCGGAGGCGGAATTATGCCCGACATATTCGTTCCACGAGACACGACGGGTGTCACCTCCTACTTCAACAACGTAGCCAACGAAGGTCTGCTCTATCAATACGCATTCGACTACACAGATAAATACCGCGACAAATTGTCAACAGCAAAAGATGTCGAATCCCTATTGAGTATACTTGAACCCAACACTCTCTTAAACAGTTTCGTTCAATACGCCGCCCAAAAAGGAATACGCCCCCGTCCCGTTTACATCAATATTTCAAGAAAATTAATCGTAAACACGTTGCAGGCATACATAGCCCGGAACATATTGGGAGAAGAAGCATTTTACAAACTGCTACTACGAGATGACGAAACCTTGCGAAAGGCTCGGGATATAGTGAATAAAGGCGAAGGATATCCCGAATTGCCGGCAGAAAATCAAGTTCCTCGATGAGCGAAAAACAACAACTGCGGCAACAGGTCAAACAGTTGAAACAGGCTATCTCCTCGGAACAGCGAGTAGCTTTATCACAAAATATATGCTCGGCAATAGAAAAGCTACCCGGTTTCGAAACAGTCTCGCGCATACTGCTTTATCACGCCTTGACTGACGAGGTCGATACCGGTTTAATGTTATCCAGATGGAGCAAAAAAAAACAACTGTACCTACCCATAGTGAACGGCGACAATCTCATCGTCAGCCCCTACGATCCTCGGTTCCTTAAACAAGGGGCTTTCGGTATTTGGGAACCGGGTAACACCCGGGAAACCGATCCCGGTTCGATAGACTGGATAATCGTACCCGGAGTAGCGTTCGACAAAAAGCTGAATCGATTGGGACGAGGAAAAGGATATTACGACAAACTGCTCGTCCAGACCTCCGCCACAAAAATTGGAATCTGCTATGAACTGCAACTGTTCGACGAAATACCGGCAGAGCCCCACGACATAAAAATGGACTTTATAATTACCGAAAACAATATCATTCATAGAAAGGACGAATTATGGCACTAATAAACGCCGAGACAAAGCTTTGCGACGTTATCTTGCACGAACCCTCCGTCATACCGGTTATCAATCGATTCGGTATTATTCTGGGGGTCGGCGACAAAAGCATACGTACCGTATGCGAAGAAAAAAATCTAGACTGCGAGTTTTTCGTGACCATACTCAACACCTTTATCAACGAAGACTATTTTCCGGAAAACCGGCTCAAATCATTTTGCGCTACACAAATAGTAAACTACCTCACCCAAACGAATGCCTACTATGAACAATTCCAGATACCCAATATAGAACGACATTTCAATTTCTTGATAAACCAAAGCGACAGCGAGAACAACAATCTCGAACTTATGAAGCAATTCTTCGACGAACTGAAAAAAGAATTGTTGTCGCGCATAGAAAATGACAAGAATTGCTGGTTTCCCTCTATCAAAGTCGCTGCCGAAACCCTGCACGGGGAATATTACGGAGAAAAATTTCAACCCGATACAGAAGAAAACGATTCTTTGGAAGAAAAATTAGACGATCTTAAAAGCCTGTTTGTTATTCATCTAAAAGGCGAATACGATCTCAATCTTTGCCACGGTGTCATATTCGCAATATACAGCCTCGAAAAAGATATCAAACAACACAACCGGATAAGAAACAGAATACTCCGTCCCATTGCCGACGGTATGTTGGAAGCCTGCCGAAACAAAAGTTTCAAGTAATCGAAGTCCATGCGTATCGCCATCGTTACACCATACACGTTACTTAACTTAGGATTGAAGCATTTACTACAAAAATACTTCGACACCACTCCTATATTATACAACGAGATTTCCGAGTTTTTCGATAACGCGCCCGAACAATTCGATGCCTATATTCTTTTCGCCGATACAATCATCGGATACAGCGATTTTTTCCTCCCTCGCAAAAGCAAAATCATACTCCTCGCCTCCGAAGGGTCTCACCTGCCCGAAACTTCAATGACTTCGTTAGACATACACGAAAGCGAAGAATCTCTGCTCGAAAAAATACAACAGTTCATCGAGCATTTAGACAAACAATCCGAAATCCTGCCTCACGAATTATCGCCTCGGGAAACCGAAGTATTGAGGCTGGTAGCCAAAGGGCTCATGAATAAAGAAATAGCCGATCGCCTGAATATAAGTATAAACACAGTACTCAGCCATCGAAAAAATCTAACGGCCAAATTAGGTATCAAGACCGTATCGGGGCTTAGCTTCTATGCAATGATGAACGGTTATATATCGGATATAGACGATAAATAACACCGTACAATTTTTTGAATATAATTATTTTTATCGTTTTTCGATAAAAATATACTGTTTTTCTTGTTCGTTCGGAAAATATTCTATTTCTTTGTCCTGACAATATAGAATATGACGTATATGTTTTACGACAAACGAACACAGAGAAAAATACAATTATTGAATTTGCTAATCGCATTACTCATTCTCATTCCCATACTTCTCGATTTCTCCAAAGGATTTATGATGGGGCTCAATTCCTCTGTCATCGGATTCCAAAATGGGCTGGAAGAATCGACTTTTCAGATTTGCACAGTCAAACCGGACTCATTGCAATTAAACCACATAGGAACGATCCCAAGTCTCAATCTCTCGTCCGACAATATTCTCTACCTTCCGGCATCGACGACACCCGTAGCACTGAGTATAAGTTCCGTAATACTGACTGGGCTTTCTTTCATCGCCCTTATTTGTATGATTATTAAATTAGTGCAATTGATAAAATCGGTTGCCTCAGATGGACTCATGAACCGTAGAAACATCAAACGATTGAGATTACTCTCCTATTTCATGATTACATTCTACCTCGTTAGCTATATAGATTCCTTTATCACCACGAGCTATTATCGTTCGCACCTCTCGTTGGGAGACAATCAAATTTGCTATCCCGAATTGAGCGCTTCGGTCACTATTGCATTTATTTTGCTGTTACTAGCCGAAATTTTGAATATAGCCTATAAACAACGCGAAGAATTAGACCTCACTATATAAATAACGACCATGCCTATTATTGTCAATCTCGATGTAATGATGGCGAAACGAAAAATTTCGCTTAATGAACTTTCGGGCAAAATAGATATCACTCCGGCCAATCTCTCTATCTTAAAGACAGGGAAAGCCAAAGCTATACGTTTCTCCACTCTCGAAGCTATTTGCAAAGAACTGAATTGCCAACCGGGAGATATACTAGAATACCAAGACGAAGAAAATACAATATAACTCACTTTAAATCAAACAAAAATGAATCTAAAAATGGTAAAATCGGGATTAGTGCTTGCCTGTGTAGCCCTTGCCCAATGGGTATCGGCACAACAAGCTCCTCAGATGGAAGCATTGCCCATCGATCCCAACGTACGCTACGGAGTCCTCGATAATGGTCTCACCTATTATGTACGTCACAACGAAACGCCGAAGAATCGTGCAGAATTCCACATTGCACAAAAGGTAGGTTCAATTCTCGAAAACGAAGACCAACGCGGATTGGCCCACTTCCTCGAACACATGGCATTCAACGGGACAGAACATTTTCCCGGTAAAAACATGTTAAACTACCTCGAAAACAAGGGTATCAAATTCGGCGTAGACATCAATGCCTATACCGGATTCGATGAAACCGTGTATCGTATATCCAATGTCCCCACTCAAAATCAAAATTTGGTAGACTCCTGTCTACTCGTTCTGTACGATTGGGCTTGTGCCATCTCTCTGAATGACAAAGACATCGACGAAGAACGCGGAGTTATCCATGAAGAGTGGAGAACTCGTGCCGATGCCAACTGGCGTACATGGGAAGTCTCGGTTCCTGTCATGTTTGCCGGTAGCCAATATGCCAACCGTATGCCCATCGGAACAATGGAAGTTGTCATGAATTTCCCCTATCAGGCACTACGCGACTACTATCACAAATGGTATCGCCCCGACCAACAAGGTATTATCGTTATCGGTGACTTCGATGCCGACAAAATGGAAGCTCAGATCAAAGAACTGTTCGGTAAAATCAAAATGCCCGAAAACGCGGCAGAGCGTATCTACTACACCGTACCCGACAACAAAGAACCTATCTTTGCATTCCACAAAGACAAAGAAGCCACATACACCCGGGTGGATATCTATATGAAACACGACCCCATGCCCCGCGAAATGAGAGGAACTATCAACGGGGCCATCAATGACTATATGGGACAAGTTGTCGGTATCATGTTTAACGACCGCATCTCCGAAATCACTCAAAAACCGGATGCTCCCTTCATTGCCGGAGCGATTTTCGACGGAGATTTCTTCGTTTCCAAAACCAAAGATGCATTTACTCTTATCGCTTTGGGTAAAGACAATGGAGCGATCGATGCCATAAAAGGTATTATGCGCGAAGCAGAACGTATCGACCGTTTCGGATTCACAGCTTCCGAATACGACCGTGCCCGGGCTACATTACTTTCTCGGTATGAAAACATGTACAAAGAACGCAACAATCACAAAAACATCGACTACGCCGAAGAGTACATCAGACACTTCATCGACGGCGGATATATTCCGGGTATCGAAATGGAATACAACCTGCTCAAACAAATATCTCCGGCCATTACGGTAGATATGGTAAACCAATACATCAAAACGCTTATTAGCGAAGACAATATGGTAATTTCACTGACCGGTCCCGATAAAGAAGGAGTATCCTATCCCGACAAAGACCAAGTTCTTGCCGCTATCAAAGAAGTCGAAGCAGAAGAAATTACTCCCTATGTCGACAATGTATCCAACGAACCGCTCATTTCCGACGAACCGGTTGCGGGTAAAATTGTAAAAAGTGCTGCCGGAAAGAAATTTGGAACAACCGAATGGACCCTTTCCAACGGAGTGAAAGTTATCCTCAAACCGACAGACTTCAAGAGCGATGAAATCTCTATGCAAGCCGTAAGCAAAGGAGGACTTTCCCTTTATGATTACACAGATCGTGCTTTGGTTAAAAATCTGAAAGCCGTCAATGAAATCGTTGAATTGAGCGGACTCGGGAAATACGGAAGAACAGACTTGATGAAAGCATTAGCCGGTAAAACCGTATCTACCTATTTTTCTTTGGGAGAACCTATGGAAATGATCAATGCCTCCTGCGCGACCAAAGACCTCAAAACCATGATGCAATTGGTATACCTCACCTTTACCGACATACATCGTGACGAAGATGCCTTCGCCGCATGGAAAGAGCAAATGAAAGCGGTACTGACAAACTATGCGAACGATCCTCAGTTCATTTTCAGCG harbors:
- a CDS encoding SusC/RagA family TonB-linked outer membrane protein → MLRAMSFVVAVFWATTAMADIVVKGVVADDSGLPIPGANVTELNSKGNGTITNVDGQYSIVVKGPKSVLRFSFIGYTKEDVTVGNKTQIDVQLSEDSKSLDEVVVIGYGTMRKKDLSGAVASIKSEDLMIGNPTSFSQALQGKLAGVQVNSNDGAPGSGMSITIRGANSFSTSSQPLYIVDGIPFDAGSAPTSGANENNNTTSNPLSLINPNDIESIDVLKDASATAIYGSRGANGVVLITTKKGKSGAAKVEFSANFGLSKISKIVESLNAYEYANFVNEATINNALYDNTPYAYLPYRGDWNYRRDPQNNIIPESGTYEPAPEDFLNPGWHEDEYGNREWVEGTNWLDEILQDAFTQEYNISVSGGNDKSHYAFSGNYTDQTGIIRNSGYDRLAVRANVGSQVKSWLNTGLNINFTKSNTRFAKSNSYDYSIIRSAMLYPPTIYVGDHTQDDEYFWLSANPRTYVNTAKDELKSINVFTSAFLEIKFTDWLRFRQNFGMSYTDNERSTYYPRETGEGKNYNGRAGKSDNFYQNITAESVLTFDKTFADIHHLNVVAGFTYENTNWGGKAINASNFPTDITEDYNLSQALTIDAPTSNRGEATLVSLLGRANYVLKDRYIFTASYRRDGSSRFAPGNKFANFASGAVAWVLSEEDFIKNLNIFSNLKLRASYGQTGNQGINSYQTMVSLGSANYPFGGITDSGFAGDTSKGPLNKDLKWETTDQYNVGLDFGFLKNRIALSVNYYYKKTRDLLQYVSIPSSTGFSNMWTNFGHVTNEGIELTGQFYAIDTKDWGLDFDANIAFNRNRIGGLTADQYANNLWYSAKEVFIQRNGLPIGAILGYVEDGFYDNLAEVRADPLYANVSDVEAQRMVGEIKYLDVNGDGKLTTEDRAIIGDTNPDFTYGLTGNFRWKNLTLSLFFQGTYGNDIFNANLTNISMQSVSNIPKFAYESRWTPDNTENAKWPRATMAQTREWRISDRHVEDGSYLKLKTINLAYNFGSPCKGIENLTVFGTVNNVFTITGYSWYDPDVNTFGQDASRRGVDIYSYPASRTFSLGVKVTL
- a CDS encoding glycoside hydrolase family 5 protein, which encodes MAADPVKLYGQLQVNGNQLCSEQGEPVVLRGVSYGWHNLWPRFYNKKSVKWLKEDWKCTVLRAAMGTCIEDNYIENPEHALNCINAVVKAAIKNNVYVIIDWHTYYPQKEEAKAFFSMMAQKYGKYPHVIYEIYNEPMEDTWESVKEYATDIITEIRKYDPDNIILVGSPHWDQDLHLVAADPLQGFNNIMYTLHFYAATHKQELRDRATAAWEQGIPIFVSECAGMECTGDGPLDIEEWTRWVEWMEAHKISWVNWSISDKNETCSMLLPRADKNGGWDESLIKPAGRQSRKFIRQYNEAVYRTKKEKK
- a CDS encoding ferredoxin domain-containing protein, producing the protein MIYNERNIRKEIVLEAAKQIMMAARTAPKGKGVDIIEIITLSHDSLPTLSENMRSEGKKRGMMFFLRDADNIEQADAVILIGTRRHPLGLNCAYCGAKTCGENPESNPCAINSIDVGIAIGSACSKAADLRIDTRVMFSAGTTAQSMNLLPGCNQIIALALSVSSKNPFFDRKFQAPKQ
- a CDS encoding agmatine deiminase family protein, which codes for MTPNISFPAEWYPQSGIQLTWPHPNTDWAYMLDEVTDCYKKLASEIFQREKLIIVTPCPDEVKKQLQDTIDIESVRFIECLTNDTWARDHGGITVFRNGVPVIYDFKFNGWGLKFAANYDNLITSTLYNENVFNALYENKLNFVLEGGALESDGAGTLLTTSECLLSPNRNGEWTRSVIEEYLKRTFGLQRILWLDHGYLAGDDTDSHIDTLARFADEDTIVYVQCSDSKDEHYEALRKMEAQLQTFTTIGGKPYNLLPLPMPEAVYDENGERLPATYANFLILNDAILYPTYRQPLNDKKAFEILRQAFPNREVVGIDCSPLIRQHGSLHCVTMQYPRNVLR
- a CDS encoding carbon-nitrogen hydrolase, whose translation is MTEKKITVGIIQQQNTGDIADNKKRLKQHIEQCAAKGAQLVVLQELHNSLYFCQTESTDSFDLAESIPGESTEFYSRIAGELHIVLVTSLFERRAAGLYHNTAVVFDTDGSIAGKYRKMHIPDDPAYYEKFYFTPGDLGFTPIKTSIGTLGVLVCWDQWYPEAARLMALQRADMLIYPTAIGWESSDTPQEQKRQQDAWIISQRGHAVANGLPVVAVNRVGHEPDPSGQTNGIQFWGHSFVCGPQGEILAAAPDDSEWCEVVEIDLTRSENVRRWWPFLRDRRIDSYNDILRRFID